A part of Gemmatimonas groenlandica genomic DNA contains:
- the flhA gene encoding flagellar biosynthesis protein FlhA: MTSAALPISLPVEAGKKAEVALALAVVLILALIVVPLPPIMLDLFLAASIGLSLVVLLVSLYTTDPLDFSSFPALLLLLTLFRIGLNVSSTRLILTQAHAGKVIEAFGNFVIGGNYAVGIVIFLLLIGINFIVITKGAGRIAEVGARFALDAMPGKQMAIDADLSAGLIDEKEARTRRDVISRTADFYGAMDGASKYVKGDAILGILVVAVNIIGGIFIGVIQKGMPLEKAASTYTLLTVGDGLVSQVPALIISTAAGLMVTSAAGNERMGTVLSKQLGAHPRAMWMVAGVLSSFALIPGLPMFPFLALAAGAAALAKMSEKAVKTRNELAQFSAAPIEEIEAPAPNDPMRDLLQIDPIELEVGYSLIPLVDESQGGDLLERIGLLRKQAALELGILVPAIRIRDDIRLPANEYVIKLRGSEVARGEVLPRFVMALNTGGVVEEIQGMDTVDPSFGMPAKWVSMGQRSDAEARGYVVVEPTTVVATHLLETLKNSAADLLGRQEVQEMVETLKKSHPALVEEIIPNKVSLSVLHRVLQRLLRERVPIRDLVTILEAIGDGADATKDPEALTEVVRKSLTNVIARLFADQTGVVRGITIGGRLESALLGLFSPRSSNVNAPVLTPESLAGLLRDLNQMATTFSVDGRPLPLITPPSLRVGVRRLIEPVLPSLPVVSLAELPAQITLSSVATWEMN; this comes from the coding sequence GTGACCAGCGCAGCTCTCCCTATTTCGCTCCCGGTCGAAGCGGGCAAGAAGGCAGAAGTCGCCCTCGCCCTCGCGGTCGTGCTGATTCTGGCACTGATCGTGGTACCGTTGCCGCCGATCATGCTGGACCTGTTCCTCGCCGCCAGCATCGGTTTGTCGCTGGTCGTGCTACTGGTGTCGTTGTACACGACCGACCCGCTCGACTTCAGCAGCTTCCCCGCACTGCTGCTGCTGCTCACGCTCTTCCGCATCGGTCTCAACGTCTCGTCCACGCGCCTCATTCTCACGCAGGCGCATGCGGGCAAGGTGATCGAAGCGTTCGGCAACTTCGTGATCGGCGGCAACTATGCCGTCGGCATCGTGATCTTCCTGCTCCTCATCGGCATCAACTTCATCGTCATCACGAAGGGTGCCGGCCGTATCGCTGAAGTCGGCGCGCGCTTCGCGCTCGACGCGATGCCCGGCAAGCAGATGGCCATCGACGCCGACCTCTCGGCCGGCCTCATCGACGAGAAGGAAGCCCGCACCCGCCGCGACGTGATCTCGCGCACCGCCGACTTCTACGGCGCGATGGACGGTGCCTCGAAGTACGTAAAGGGCGACGCGATCCTCGGCATCCTCGTGGTCGCTGTCAACATCATCGGCGGCATCTTCATCGGCGTGATCCAAAAGGGCATGCCGCTCGAGAAGGCCGCCAGCACCTACACGCTCCTCACCGTTGGCGACGGCCTCGTGTCGCAGGTGCCCGCGCTGATCATCAGTACGGCCGCCGGTCTCATGGTCACCAGCGCCGCCGGTAACGAGCGCATGGGCACCGTGCTCAGCAAGCAGCTCGGTGCGCATCCGCGCGCCATGTGGATGGTGGCCGGTGTGCTGTCGTCGTTCGCGTTGATTCCCGGCCTGCCGATGTTCCCCTTCCTGGCCTTGGCCGCTGGCGCCGCGGCGCTCGCCAAGATGTCGGAGAAGGCCGTCAAGACGCGCAACGAACTCGCGCAGTTCTCCGCCGCACCGATCGAAGAGATCGAAGCGCCCGCGCCGAACGATCCGATGCGCGACCTGCTGCAGATCGATCCGATCGAACTCGAAGTCGGCTACTCGCTCATCCCGCTGGTGGACGAAAGCCAGGGTGGCGATCTCCTCGAACGCATCGGTCTCCTGCGCAAGCAGGCCGCGCTCGAACTCGGCATTCTCGTACCGGCCATTCGTATCCGCGACGACATCCGCCTGCCGGCCAACGAGTACGTGATCAAGCTGCGCGGCTCCGAAGTCGCGCGCGGCGAGGTGCTGCCGCGCTTCGTCATGGCGCTCAACACCGGTGGTGTGGTCGAAGAGATCCAGGGTATGGATACCGTCGACCCGTCGTTCGGCATGCCCGCCAAGTGGGTCTCGATGGGCCAGCGTTCCGACGCCGAGGCGCGCGGCTACGTGGTCGTCGAACCGACCACGGTGGTGGCCACGCATCTGTTGGAGACGCTCAAGAACAGCGCCGCCGATCTGCTCGGCCGTCAGGAAGTGCAGGAAATGGTCGAGACGCTCAAGAAGTCACACCCGGCGCTCGTCGAAGAGATCATCCCGAACAAGGTCTCGCTCAGCGTGCTGCATCGTGTGCTGCAGCGCCTCCTCCGCGAGCGTGTGCCCATTCGCGATCTCGTCACGATCCTCGAAGCGATCGGCGACGGCGCAGATGCCACGAAGGATCCCGAAGCGCTCACCGAAGTGGTGCGCAAGTCGCTCACCAACGTCATCGCCCGCCTGTTCGCCGACCAGACTGGTGTCGTTCGCGGCATCACCATCGGCGGCCGGCTCGAGTCGGCGCTGCTCGGTCTCTTCTCGCCGCGCTCCTCGAACGTCAACGCCCCGGTGCTCACACCGGAATCGCTGGCGGGCCTGCTGCGCGATCTCAACCAGATGGCCACCACCTTCTCGGTGGATGGCCGTCCGCTCCCGCTCATCACGCCGCCGTCGCTGCGTGTGGGCGTTCGCCGCCTGATCGAACCTGTGTTGCCCAGCCTCCCGGTGGTCTCGCTCGCCGAGCTCCCCGCGCAGATCACGCTGAGCAGTGTTGCCACCTGGGAGATGAACTGA
- a CDS encoding sigma-70 family RNA polymerase sigma factor → MHTKLWQSYQAGNQTARDRLLEEHLGLVHHVARQVSRTLAVRADFDELVSAGTIGLMTALEGFDFSRGLAFSTFAAPRIRGAILDELRKQDHVPRSIRRKTREISAGRESFQRTHGRAPDDKELAQHLNVDMDTLWRWQADVEGAHHIPLDRAPGERENTAPVPAETLSSDGDNDVEDSLTHEQEVSHLKDAIMHLKEQERVVLSLYYFEELKLHEIAKVLELTESRVSQIRSKALSKLRVELTPLRENVA, encoded by the coding sequence ATGCACACCAAGCTTTGGCAGTCATACCAGGCCGGCAACCAGACGGCACGCGATCGTCTCCTCGAGGAGCATCTCGGACTCGTGCATCACGTCGCCCGTCAGGTCTCACGCACCCTCGCCGTGCGTGCCGACTTCGATGAGCTGGTCAGCGCCGGGACGATCGGCCTGATGACGGCGCTCGAAGGCTTCGACTTCTCGCGCGGTCTCGCCTTCAGCACGTTCGCCGCTCCCCGCATCCGCGGCGCGATTCTCGACGAGCTCCGCAAGCAAGATCATGTGCCGCGCTCGATCCGTCGCAAGACACGTGAAATCTCGGCCGGCCGCGAATCGTTTCAGCGCACGCATGGCCGCGCTCCTGACGACAAAGAACTCGCGCAGCATCTGAACGTCGACATGGACACGCTCTGGCGCTGGCAGGCCGACGTGGAAGGCGCACATCACATCCCGCTCGACCGCGCGCCCGGCGAGCGTGAGAACACGGCACCGGTGCCGGCCGAAACGCTCAGCAGCGACGGCGACAACGATGTCGAGGACAGCCTCACGCACGAACAGGAAGTGTCGCACCTCAAGGATGCGATCATGCACCTCAAGGAGCAGGAGCGCGTGGTGTTGTCGCTCTACTACTTCGAGGAGCTCAAGCTGCACGAGATCGCGAAGGTGTTGGAACTCACCGAGTCGCGCGTTTCGCAGATCCGCTCGAAGGCGCTCAGCAAGCTGCGCGTCGAACTTACCCCGCTCCGCGAGAACGTGGCATGA
- a CDS encoding flagellar basal body L-ring protein FlgH, producing MNPTRLLVTTSVAVALALSAHPVLAQAAGAQAAPATASTVTVPPVAPIKPRESWTADRRNFAVGDIITILIDDYTISTAVKENSASDTRTRGLSVNAKLPTSSKQIGIDSRNNADQQQRGSARRENRFQNEMSVRIIAVGPNGLLQLKGTKKIDIDKALQDIVFTGWVRSQDVSTSNVIESSRVADAQLGYASPGPLGKPKQGMITKVLGAFWP from the coding sequence ATGAATCCCACGCGTCTGCTCGTCACGACGAGTGTCGCTGTTGCGCTCGCGCTCTCGGCGCATCCAGTACTGGCGCAGGCCGCCGGTGCGCAAGCCGCGCCGGCCACGGCCAGCACCGTTACCGTGCCGCCCGTCGCCCCGATCAAACCGCGCGAATCGTGGACCGCCGACCGCCGCAACTTCGCAGTCGGTGACATCATCACGATTCTCATCGACGACTACACGATCTCCACTGCGGTGAAAGAGAACTCGGCCTCCGACACGCGCACGCGCGGCTTGTCGGTGAACGCGAAGCTTCCCACCAGCTCCAAGCAGATCGGCATCGACTCGCGCAACAACGCCGATCAGCAGCAGCGTGGATCGGCGCGTCGCGAGAATCGCTTCCAGAACGAAATGAGTGTGCGCATCATCGCGGTGGGGCCGAACGGCTTGCTGCAACTGAAGGGCACGAAGAAGATCGACATCGACAAGGCGCTGCAGGACATCGTCTTCACCGGCTGGGTGCGCTCGCAGGACGTCTCCACGTCCAACGTGATCGAATCGAGCCGAGTGGCTGACGCGCAGTTGGGTTACGCCTCGCCGGGACCGCTGGGCAAGCCGAAGCAGGGCATGATCACGAAGGTTCTCGGAGCGTTCTGGCCATGA
- the flgG gene encoding flagellar basal-body rod protein FlgG — MDPALRAAATGMMAQQTRTEVIANNLANVNTPGFKRSRAHFEDLLYQTVQDQAILGETATNTTAAIQVGRGTRLSGVQRMHEQGPLEQTNRNLDVAIEGEGFFQIQLPNGETAYTRDGSFQISDQGQLVTSAGYGLQPPIQIPIDSAELTISNTGIVSVRRGNDIEPTELGRIEIARFANPSGLMSLGQNLLAPTAASGQPVVGFPNDEGMGRLQQGSLEGSNVEIVTEMVEMIAAMRAYEINSKAIKTADEMGQIANNITR, encoded by the coding sequence ATGGATCCGGCACTTCGCGCCGCCGCTACCGGCATGATGGCGCAGCAGACCCGCACCGAAGTCATCGCTAATAACCTCGCCAACGTGAACACGCCCGGCTTCAAGCGGAGCCGTGCGCACTTCGAGGACCTGCTGTATCAGACCGTGCAGGATCAGGCCATCCTCGGCGAGACCGCGACCAACACCACCGCCGCGATTCAGGTCGGTCGTGGTACGCGACTCTCCGGCGTGCAGCGCATGCACGAACAGGGGCCGCTCGAACAGACCAACCGCAATCTCGACGTCGCGATCGAAGGCGAAGGCTTCTTCCAGATTCAGCTGCCGAACGGCGAGACCGCCTACACGCGTGACGGCAGCTTCCAGATCTCCGATCAGGGACAGCTGGTCACCAGCGCGGGCTACGGATTGCAGCCGCCGATTCAAATCCCGATCGACTCGGCCGAGCTCACGATCTCGAACACCGGCATCGTCTCCGTACGTCGCGGCAACGACATCGAACCGACCGAACTCGGACGCATCGAGATCGCGCGTTTCGCCAATCCGTCGGGACTCATGTCGCTCGGACAGAACCTGCTCGCTCCGACGGCCGCCTCCGGCCAGCCGGTGGTCGGCTTCCCGAATGACGAAGGCATGGGGCGCCTGCAGCAGGGCAGCCTCGAAGGCAGCAACGTCGAAATCGTGACCGAGATGGTCGAGATGATCGCCGCCATGCGCGCCTATGAGATCAACTCGAAAGCCATCAAGACGGCCGACGAGATGGGTCAGATCGCCAACAACATCACCCGATAG
- a CDS encoding flagellar hook-basal body protein has product MPGPVRTNGMSSAAAAMQMLERKQQVLANNLANASTRGFKAETAFARLMDNQLAKTDTALDLTAGSLTETHNSLDLAVEGDGFFVTNTPNGERFVRNGSFRLDPERQLVDERGNAVLGEDGPIVLPAGTVEVGKDGTVKVNGRVLQRLRLERVDEGAQLLHEGGTQFVPDASRKAIPPGERTVRQGFLEESNVNTMSAMTDMLAVLHRYGAAQKALSTIDAARGTSVNDLAKPV; this is encoded by the coding sequence ATGCCCGGACCCGTTCGAACCAATGGGATGAGCAGTGCCGCCGCCGCCATGCAGATGCTGGAGCGGAAGCAGCAGGTGCTCGCCAACAACCTCGCCAACGCCTCCACCCGCGGATTCAAAGCGGAGACGGCGTTCGCACGGCTGATGGACAACCAGCTCGCCAAGACCGACACCGCCCTCGATCTCACCGCTGGATCGCTGACCGAGACCCACAACAGTCTCGATCTCGCCGTCGAAGGGGACGGGTTCTTCGTCACCAACACCCCCAACGGCGAGCGCTTCGTCCGCAACGGCAGCTTCCGGCTCGATCCGGAACGCCAACTCGTGGATGAACGCGGCAATGCCGTCCTTGGCGAAGACGGCCCGATCGTGCTCCCCGCGGGCACCGTCGAAGTCGGCAAGGATGGCACCGTCAAAGTGAACGGACGGGTGCTGCAGCGACTGCGGCTCGAGCGCGTGGATGAAGGCGCGCAGCTCCTGCATGAAGGCGGCACACAGTTCGTGCCCGATGCCTCGCGTAAGGCGATTCCGCCCGGCGAGCGCACCGTGCGCCAGGGATTCCTCGAGGAATCCAACGTCAACACGATGTCGGCGATGACCGACATGCTCGCCGTGCTGCACCGCTACGGTGCGGCCCAGAAGGCGCTTTCGACCATCGATGCCGCGCGCGGGACGTCCGTGAACGACCTCGCCAAGCCCGTTTAA
- a CDS encoding MinD/ParA family ATP-binding protein, whose translation MSGYQLMSPPRGTASVSQVDALLGRGPRNSTQPGGAPRGATTLLVASGRGGSGTSLVSALLAVAAAGDSRRVLLIDADDFVGPLALTLGVPARASWQDLRGGRLSPADVATPVSTTLTLVAGGAPRLGSDGLALSAAERRACMRRLGVLADGMDLVVIDCGARIDTVLAAITPHADERLIAVSAGSDPVGLASTYALCKAVHSRHGALPMDVLVNRHEGSEAARCFDAIDAGARQFLGISLRLAGAVPADPTLDAALRAGMPFPHAAAGSPAAIAAHEVVMRALATASLSRSGT comes from the coding sequence ATGAGCGGCTATCAACTCATGTCGCCGCCGCGTGGAACGGCCAGTGTGTCGCAGGTCGACGCGCTGCTGGGCCGCGGCCCGCGCAACAGCACGCAGCCGGGTGGCGCACCACGCGGCGCGACAACGCTGCTGGTCGCCAGTGGCCGCGGTGGTAGCGGTACCTCGCTGGTGTCGGCCCTACTCGCGGTTGCCGCCGCCGGTGATAGCCGTCGGGTGTTGCTCATCGACGCGGATGATTTTGTCGGACCGCTCGCGCTCACTCTGGGCGTGCCGGCGCGCGCCTCGTGGCAGGATCTGCGCGGAGGCCGCCTCTCGCCGGCCGACGTGGCGACGCCGGTCAGCACCACGCTGACGCTGGTGGCCGGTGGCGCACCGCGACTTGGCTCCGACGGGCTCGCGCTCTCCGCCGCCGAACGTCGCGCCTGCATGCGTCGCCTCGGTGTTCTGGCAGATGGAATGGACCTCGTCGTCATCGACTGTGGGGCGCGCATCGACACGGTGCTCGCCGCGATCACGCCGCACGCCGACGAACGCCTGATCGCCGTCTCCGCCGGGAGTGACCCGGTGGGTCTGGCCTCGACCTACGCCCTCTGCAAGGCGGTGCACTCCCGTCACGGTGCCCTTCCGATGGACGTACTCGTCAATCGACATGAAGGGAGCGAAGCCGCTCGTTGTTTCGACGCCATCGACGCCGGTGCCCGTCAGTTTCTCGGAATTTCTCTGCGCCTCGCCGGCGCCGTTCCAGCTGATCCGACGCTCGACGCCGCGCTGCGCGCGGGAATGCCTTTTCCGCATGCGGCCGCCGGTTCTCCGGCTGCGATAGCTGCTCACGAAGTCGTGATGCGCGCGCTGGCTACTGCTTCACTCTCCCGTTCTGGTACTTGA
- the flgA gene encoding flagellar basal body P-ring formation chaperone FlgA, translating into MKLVFMRLLVSLFMLAGAVSVLGAQERTITVSVAARALARGETLQAGDIATMDTTIVWRWNSIAPDTTRALPGWVTRRNIALGEVLRAPAVMPPPVITSGTRVTAIWQDGPLRVVVTGIATNTAAIGAPVGVRIDPTRRLDGIAAGPNTVRLR; encoded by the coding sequence ATGAAACTCGTGTTCATGCGACTCCTGGTCTCGCTCTTCATGCTCGCCGGCGCGGTCTCCGTGCTCGGCGCGCAGGAACGCACGATCACGGTCTCGGTCGCCGCGCGTGCCCTCGCTCGCGGCGAGACGCTGCAGGCCGGCGACATCGCGACCATGGACACGACGATTGTCTGGCGCTGGAACTCGATTGCTCCGGATACCACGCGCGCGCTTCCCGGCTGGGTCACGCGCCGCAACATCGCCCTCGGCGAAGTGTTGCGCGCACCGGCCGTCATGCCGCCGCCCGTGATCACCAGCGGCACGCGCGTCACGGCGATCTGGCAGGATGGCCCGCTGCGCGTGGTCGTCACCGGCATCGCGACCAACACCGCCGCCATCGGAGCACCGGTCGGCGTTCGCATCGATCCCACACGCAGGCTCGACGGCATCGCTGCCGGGCCCAATACCGTTCGCCTCCGTTGA